The proteins below come from a single Gossypium raimondii isolate GPD5lz chromosome 2, ASM2569854v1, whole genome shotgun sequence genomic window:
- the LOC105788295 gene encoding DNA gyrase subunit B, chloroplastic/mitochondrial, whose translation MALLPRYLYPHLPLRLMASRSHFFVHLPSFHSLASYPRYSIFFHPRTNFALKSICWFPVQNVLTPRAFMSSNITTEAFHGRKSSKAYNSEQIQVLEGLDPVRKRPGMYIGSTGPRGLHHLVYEILDNAVDEAQAGFATQIDVVLHSNGSVSITDNGRGIPTDFHPVTKKSALETVLTVLHAGGKFGGLSSGYSISGGLHGVGLSVVNALSEALEVTVWRDGMEYRQKYSRGKPVMALTCHGLSTESKDRQGTCIWFWPDNKIFTTAIEFDYNTLAGRIRELAFLNPKLTITLKKEDNDPEKSLYNEYFFAGGLFEYVKWLNADKKPLHDVLGFSRQIDGTIIDVALQWCSDAYSDTMLGYANSIRTIDGGTHIEGVKASLTRVLNNLGKKSKIIKDKDISLSGEHVREGLTCIISVKVSNPEFEGQTKTRLGNPEVRKVVDQSVQEFLTEYLELHPDVLDSILSKSLNAFKAALAAKRARELVRQKSVLKSSSLPGKLADCSSTNPEESEIFIVEGDSAGGSAKQGRDRRFQAILPLRGKILNIERRDEAAMYKNEEIQNLIIALGLGVKGEDFKIESLRYHKIIILTDADVDGAHIRTLLLTFFFRYQRALFDEGCIYVGVPPLYKVERGKQVHYCYHDADLQKVLSLFPQNASYNIQRFKGLGEMMPAQLWETTMDPEQRLLKQLVVEDAAEANRVFSSLMGAQVDARKELIQNSASKINLDKLDI comes from the exons ATGGCGCTTCTTCCGCGATATCTTTATCCTCATCTTCCTCTTCGTCTTATGGCCTCTCGCTctcatttttttgttcatttgccTTCTTTTCATTCTCTCGCTTCCTATCCTCGTTATTCCATCTTCTTCCACCCcag GACAAACTTTGCATTGAAGAGCATTTGCTGGTTTCCAGTTCAAAATGTACTTACGCCAAGGGCATTTATGTCTTCTAACATCACAACTGAAGCTTTTCATGGACGCAAAAGCTCGAAAGCTTATAACTCTGAGCAAATTCAG GTTCTGGAAGGATTGGACCCTGTTAGAAAAAGACCCGGAATGTATATTGGAAGTACAGGTCCTCGTGGTTTGCATCATTtg GTATACGAGATATTGGATAATGCTGTTGATGAGGCTCAAGCAGGTTTTGCAACACAAATAGATGTTGTTTTACATTCAAATGGTTCCGTGAGCATAACTGATAATGGGCGTGGG ATTCCAACTGATTTCCATCCTGTCACAAAGAAATCTGCCTTGGAAACAGTGTTGACG GTGTTACATGCAGGTGGCAAGTTTGGTGGCTTAAGTAGTGGTTACAGTATCTCTGGTGGCTTGCATGGTGTGGGTTTATCTGTGGTTAATGCCTTATCCGAG GCATTAGAAGTCACTGTTTGGAGAGATGGAATGGAATACCGGCAAAAATATTCACGGGGGAAGCCTGTAATGGCACTAACATGTCATGGGCTTTCGACTGAATCAAAGGATCGTCAAGGGACATGCATTTGGTTTTGGCCTGACAATAAAA TTTTTACCACTGCAATTGAGTTTGACTACAACACACTTGCTGGACGAATTAGAGAACTTGCTTTTCTGAACCCTAAG CTTACTATCACTCTTAAAAAAGAAGATAACGATCCAGAGAAGAGCCTTTATAATGAATATTTCTTTGCTGGGGGACTGTTTGAATATGTGAAATGGCTAAATGCTGATAAG AAACCACTTCATGATGTGCTAGGTTTCAGCAGACAAATAGATGGAACCATAATTGATGTTGCTCTCCAGTG GTGTTCAGATGCATATTCAGATACAATGTTGGGTTATGCCAACAGCATACGAACCATTGATGGTGGCACACATATAGAAGGGGTCAAGGCTTCATTGACAAGAGTCCTCAATAACCTTGGAAAAAAGTCTAAGATTATCAAG GATAAGGATATTAGCTTAAGTGGTGAACATGTTAGGGAGGGACTGACATGCATTATTTCTGTGAAAGTGTCAAATCCAGAATTTGAAGGACAAACTAAG aCAAGATTGGGAAATCCTGAGGTGCGAAAAGTGGTTGATCAATCTGTTCAAGAGTTTCTTACTGAATATTTGGAGTTGCATCCAGATGTACTTGATTCAATCCTTTCCAAGTCCCTAAATGCTTTCAAG GCAGCTCTTGCAGCAAAGAGGGCAAGGGAATTAGTCCGGCAAAAGAGTGTGTTAAAATCATCATCTCTTCCTGGAAAACTGGCTGATTGTTCATCCACAAATCCAGAAGAATCTG AGATTTTCATAGTTGAAGGAGACTCAGCTGGTGGCAGTGCCAAGCAAGGCCGCGATAGGCGCTTTCAG GCCATCCTTCCTCTGAGgggtaaaattttgaatattgaaaGGAGGGATGAGGCAGCAATGTACAAAAAcgaagaaattcaaaatttgattattgcTCTTGGACTTGGGGTGAAG GGAGaggattttaaaatagaaaGCCTACGGTATCATAAGATCATTATCTTAACAGATGCTGATGTAGATGGTGCTCATATCCGAACTCTGCTTCTGACATTTTTCTTCAGATATCAG AGAGCCTTATTTGATGAAGGTTGCATTTATGTTGGTGTTCCACCTCTTTACAAG GTTGAAAGGGGAAAACAAGTACACTATTGTTATCATGATGCAGACCTTCAAAAGGTCTTGAGCTTGTTCCCGCAGAATGCATCATACAACATTCAGAGATTCAAAG GTTTGGGTGAGATGATGCCAGCTCAGCTGTGGGAAACAACAATGGATCCTGAGCAAAGGCTACTGAAGCAATTAGTGGTTGAAGATGCGGCTGAAGCTAATAGAGTGTTTTCATCCCTTATGGGAGCTCAG gtGGATGCAAGGAAGGAGCTCATCCAGAATTCCGCAAGCAAGATCAATCTCGATAAGCTGGATATTTGA